ACGAGCTGGGCCTGGTGCCCAACAAGGGCACGGTGAAGTGCGGCCGTATCGTGGGTGACACCATCGGTAAGTACCACCCGCACGGCGACTCCTCCGCGTACGGCACGCTGGTGAACATGGCGCAGAACTGGTACATGCGAGATGTGCTGGTCATCGGCCAGGGCAACTTCGGCTCCCCGGAAGGCGACCCGCCCGCCGCCTACCGATACACGGAGGCCAAGCTCTCCCCCATGGGCATGGCGCTCATGGACGATCTGGAGAAGGACACCGTGGACTTCCAGCCGAACTACGACAGCTCCACCACGGAGCCGGTGGTGTTCCCCTCCGCGTTCCCGAACCTGCTGGTGAACGGCGGCACGGGCATCGCCGTGGGCATGGCCACCAACATGGCCCCGCACAACCTGGGCGAGGTGGTGGACGGCATCTGCGCGTACATCGACAATCCCCACATCACCCCTGACGAGCTGCGCGCCTACATCAAGGGCCCGGATTTCCCCACCGGAGGATACATCCTCGGCAGCAAGGGAATCGACTCCTACTTCCGCACCGGGCGCGGCAGCGTGCTCATGCGCGGCAAGATGGAGGTGGTCACCAACGAGAACGGCCGCGAGTACATCCACATCTCCGACATGCCCTACGGCGTGAACCGCGCCGTCCTCCAGGAGCGTATCGCCGAGCTGGTGCGCGACAAGGTCATCAACGACATCGCCGGCATGCGCGACCTCACGGACTACGTGGAGGTGGAGCTCAAGCGCGACGCCCGCCCGCAGGTGGTCATCAACCAGCTCTACAAGCTCACCAGCCTGGAGACCAGCTTCTCCATCAACATGCTGGCCATCCATGAGAACCGCCCGAAGGTGCTCACGCTGCGCGATGCCATCAACTTCTACGTGGAGCACCGCCGCGAGGTGGTGGTGCGCCGCACGCGCTTCCTCCTCGGCAAGGCCGAGGACCGCGCGGAGATTTTGGAGGCCTACCTCATCGCCCTCGCCAACCTGGACGAGTTCATCCGCATCATCCGCGACTCCAAGAACCGCGAGGAGGCCCGCCAGCGCCTGATGGCGTTCAAGTACTCCGCGAAGCTCGCCGAGGGGCTCGGCATCCTCATCCGCAGCCAGCCCTCCGTGCAGGGCGAGAACTACGTGTTCACCGAGCGACAGGTCAACGCCATCCTGGAGCTCCGCCTCTACCAGCTCACCGCGCTGGAGAACGACAAGATCACGGACGAGTACAAGGCCCTGCTGGCGCAGATCGAGGACTACCTGGACATCCTGGCCAACGAGTCCCGCGTGCTCGGCATCGTCAAGGACGAGCTGCGCACCATCAAGGAGAAGTACGCTACCCCGCGCCTCACCCAGATCATCCCGTACGAGGGCGACCGCGCCATCGAGGACCTCATCCCCAACGACGCCATGATCGTCACCATCTCCCACAGCGGGTACATCAAGCGCACCCGCACGGACGAGTACCGCCTGCAGGGACGCGGCGGCAAGGGCGTGAAGGCCGCCACCACCAAGAGCAAGAAGGACCGCGCCGACTTCATCGAGCACCTCTTCGCCGCACAGAACCACGACTACATCATGTTCTTCACCAACACCGGCCGCGTGTACGTGGAGCGCGTGTACAACATTGACGAGGGTTCACGCAGCGCGCAGGGCCGCTCCATCAAGAACCTTCTGGATTTGCAGGCGGACGAGCGCATCGTCTCCACCCTGCGCCTGGAGCGCAAGGTGGACGAGAAGGGCAACGACATCACCTTCGCAGAGGGTTCCGGCAACGTGGTGTTCGCCACCAAGGACGGCACCGTGAAGAAGACCGCACTCAACGACTTCGTCAACTACCGCAAGGCCGGCATCATCGCCATCAACCTGGAGGAGGGCAACACCCTCGTCAACGTGGTGCTCACCAGCGGTGAGGACGAGGTCGTCCTCGTCTCCCACAACGGCATGAGCATCCGCTTCAAGGAGGACGACATGCGCACCCAGGGCCGCAACACCATCGGCGTGCGCGGCATGCGCCTCCGCGAGGGCGACTACGTCGTCTCCCTCTCCGTGGTCAACCCGCAGGCACACCTCTTGGTGGTCTCCGAGAAGGGCCTCGGCAAGCGCACCGGGTTCGACGAGTACCGCCTCCAGACCCGCGGCGGCATCGGTATCAAGACCATGAACTGCACCGACAAGACCGGCCTTGTGGTCTCCGCCACCTCCGTCACCGATGAGGACGAGCTCATGATTGTCACCTCCAGCGGCCAATCCGTCCGCATCAAGGTGAACACCATCCGAGAGACCGGCCGCGCTGCACAGGGCGTGAAGCTCATCACCCTCAACGATGCCAAGGAATCCATCCAGGAAATCACCCTCGTCATCCCCGATGACGATGACGACGACGATGAATCCACGGACGAGGATTCCGAGACCGGGGACACCGAATCCCCCGCCGAGGAATAACCTCC
The sequence above is a segment of the Fibrobacter sp. genome. Coding sequences within it:
- the gyrA gene encoding DNA gyrase subunit A, whose protein sequence is MSVIISRALPDARDGLKPSQRRVLYAMHELGLVPNKGTVKCGRIVGDTIGKYHPHGDSSAYGTLVNMAQNWYMRDVLVIGQGNFGSPEGDPPAAYRYTEAKLSPMGMALMDDLEKDTVDFQPNYDSSTTEPVVFPSAFPNLLVNGGTGIAVGMATNMAPHNLGEVVDGICAYIDNPHITPDELRAYIKGPDFPTGGYILGSKGIDSYFRTGRGSVLMRGKMEVVTNENGREYIHISDMPYGVNRAVLQERIAELVRDKVINDIAGMRDLTDYVEVELKRDARPQVVINQLYKLTSLETSFSINMLAIHENRPKVLTLRDAINFYVEHRREVVVRRTRFLLGKAEDRAEILEAYLIALANLDEFIRIIRDSKNREEARQRLMAFKYSAKLAEGLGILIRSQPSVQGENYVFTERQVNAILELRLYQLTALENDKITDEYKALLAQIEDYLDILANESRVLGIVKDELRTIKEKYATPRLTQIIPYEGDRAIEDLIPNDAMIVTISHSGYIKRTRTDEYRLQGRGGKGVKAATTKSKKDRADFIEHLFAAQNHDYIMFFTNTGRVYVERVYNIDEGSRSAQGRSIKNLLDLQADERIVSTLRLERKVDEKGNDITFAEGSGNVVFATKDGTVKKTALNDFVNYRKAGIIAINLEEGNTLVNVVLTSGEDEVVLVSHNGMSIRFKEDDMRTQGRNTIGVRGMRLREGDYVVSLSVVNPQAHLLVVSEKGLGKRTGFDEYRLQTRGGIGIKTMNCTDKTGLVVSATSVTDEDELMIVTSSGQSVRIKVNTIRETGRAAQGVKLITLNDAKESIQEITLVIPDDDDDDDESTDEDSETGDTESPAEE